The window cttatcttagatgGAGGAGCTAAGTCTTCACCATCATAGATTGGCATTTTATCCTTTGCTCTATTTCCTCTAGGACCATCAAGAGTCATCTTTTCCATCTTTGGAATAGAAGTTTTCGCTTGCTGATTTCCAGAGGCAGTTTCAATTTTAGCTTGCTGTTTTCCAGAATCAGTCTCTGTTTCAGCTTGTTGTTTTGGAGTAGccttctctgtttcagcttgctgttgtccagcttcacctgcatcatcttcctcgtctcttggaagatcattgttaggttcttgaaaagtaacatctatagattcctcaacaatatgcttagacaaattataaactctataggatttactattcatagaataaccaagaaaaatagcttcataagatttagcatcgaatttaccatcattaccaattgtcttgagaacaaaatactttgagccaaaaatcttgaagtaactgatgttgggtttctttttcttgagcaattcatatggagtcttctccaaaataggtcttatcaataatctattcagaacatagcattctgtgttgactgcttctgcccaaaaacttcTAGGTAACTTGCTTTCTTGCAACAATGTCCTTGTTGTCTCTTGCACTGACCTATTCTTGCGTttcaccacaccattttgttgtggagtccttggatctgagaattcatgtgatattcctctttcttcacaatAAGTAACAAAGTGTTTTTGaaattcaccacctcgatcactcCTTATACCTACAGGCTTTGTATTGAGCTTATTCTCAAGTAATTTAATTAGTTTCTCCAACTCATTAAAAAGCAGCATCTTTAGTTTTAAGAAATAATACCCATGTAAAatgagaataatcatcaacaattacaaaaccatattgcttacctcctatacttttataggcttctggaccaaataagtctaaatgcaaaagttctaagggtttagaagtagataccattttctttgctttgtgagtacttctaatttgcttgcctaattggcatgcagaacacacctcagtcttgatatacttgattttgggtaaacctctgactagcttcttctttgaaagcttgttaagcaagtccatgtgagcatgacccaatcttctatgccaaacataaggatcagtgtctattgtagcaagacagcaagctgttttctgcaactcaaagtccaaaatatatatattccCTTCCCTTCTTTTCCAAGGATTTGAAGAGTTTTTCTATCACCAATAGTcactcttccaccctttttcatctgaagactcaggaattgtgctttgtctccactcatatgtctagtacatccgctatccaagatccattgagttgatttgactcgagcggcaagacatatctacaaaacaaataaaacaactcaaccttttggtacccaaagtttgttgggtccgacatggttagtagataaaatatataaaacatgtaaatcagatttctttatccatttttggataaatctaGGTGATTTAACTCTGCCAGCCTGATGATAGTGATATGTCTTTGTTCTGCCATTCTGACCATAATAAGCCATTTTCTAATTGTTTCCTCCATGGTATGATGTCTGAACATTCTGAGCTCTGCAATTTTTTTTCAGATGTCCCTTCTTTCCACATCTGTTGTATATCTTCCAAGGCATAGCATAATTATAGGGTATGCCATGTTTTCCTTCATATCTTAGAGCCTTGTCCTTCTTGTTTGCATTCATTCCAATTCCTTCTCTGACCAGTGGAATATTTGTGTTGTTCATCATTGACTTGAGACTCTCTTCTCCTTGAACAAAAGATCTCATGCCCCTTTTCAGATCCTCAACTTTGTGAGCAGATCAATCTTTTCAGCTTgctgacttatgatttcagcttgctgagatggttcttctgcttgatttgaaggtgttgcatctattgattctctgagtttgaacagctccaaacattcatcccttgcttcaatctccttctttaactctgtgatCTTCATTAATTGAGTCTTGTTCCTTTTGAGGAGAATTTTGTTGAAGTTTTCCATATGACTGACTTTAGCTTGAAGATCCTTGATTTCAGCCTCTTTGTCAGCTTGTGTAGGTACcttcttgtcaatccaagtatccactttgttcatcaaatcttgaaccatagtcttgagataattattcttctcttttagcttgctattttcagctttaagagaataatattcTCCCATAAATACATTCTCACATTCCTGCATAGTTAGTGGTTCCAAAACAATATCttcagaagataaattatatttacaagagtttacctcactctgatcttcttctgaatcactttctaggtatccactttctgaatttcctcaAACAGAATCATTATCAAGTCCAACTAGGGCAAGATTAATCATATCTACACTTGAATCATCACTGGaaaccgagtcatcatcactccaagtcattagagctttagctttcttcttatccttgatgacagtttgctgttttgacatcaatttgtagcagtcccgcttataatggcctagctttccacattcaaagcatgtctGATCTTTAGAATCCTTGTTGACCTTTTTGTTGTTGGAAAATCTGCCTTTATCTCTTTTCAGCCTGTCATTCTTCTCGATCATCTTCCTGATCTTCCTGGATATTAAAGCTGATTCTACATCCGACTCatcttcagattccagtaagctatcattagtgtgaagagctaactgcttcatttgagcaactggagcttgcatagaacttgattggctttccttgattttgctttcaaattgttCTAATTATGCAAAAACAGCCAATTGATCCATAGTATCTATAGTTGAAGAGGGTTCCAAAGCGGTTACCTTCGGTTCATAGATAAATGGCACAACACTAAGTATCTTCATGTTAATTTCCTCTTAAGGGATATGTTTGCCAAGTTGCTTTAAGGCATTCAGATTTGTCTGGAATCTAACTTGACTTTCTCGAATATTTTCTCCATCTCgaagcttgaaatttccaaactcattcattagtttgctcaatttcaccttttttaagctcttggatccttcgtgatacaattccaaagtatcccatatctctttagctgatTTGCATGAAGAGACTTTATCACATTCACTAGGACATAACCCATTCATGAGAGAATTCCTAGCCTTTCCATTTGAAACTGTATTTGAGTAATTCAGCCTCCGTGAGATCATCAATGTCTTTCACttttccttctttgtccctgaATTCAAATGGACCCTTCTGAACAATTCTCAAAGCTAGTGGCTCCCTGGATAGATACACTTCCATGTGACCTTTCCACATGTTGTAGTTTTCTATACCAAGCAAAAGAGGTGCCCGATAATCCGAGgttccttcgggatatttgtcagccattttaatcgaatactattcctgttacggaaagattagtataccaaagctctgataccaactgaaattacacctagaggggggtgaataggtgattatggctaactaggattacttttaaattttacccgataatagcttactgagattttaccaatagaactataatctgacaatgatagtaagtTGAGATcactaaatgcaatgcagaatATAATGTGCAgaaaagtaaatagaacacacaagaatattagccaggttcgacccctaatcccctatggtctacgtcctggtcccttaccaaacttggtaagagaatatattattgatcaatgaaagttacaactacaagatacaacaatatatctccctttatcccagctgctgataatggcttgctgaaaccctgtttaagaacctgctctctaagtactatactatcCCGTAGCAtaaactcctctagcaagtaccactaaacccttgtttcccttaACCAGCTTATCCAACAACTAATtaatacaatttgaacaatacaaatcaatgataaagtttacaactcaaactatagactctcttCAATAAATACGTGTATATAATTaggagctcgagagtattttgaaatcaataaagatcaggagttgtatgtgttcttacTTTCAAAGTCGTCAGTCATAAAACTGCAAGAAACCACatatataaccacacattaacgtttgaaacATTCTCAACATATATTACGTGTATACATTCTCAACAAAGTATAACAAAGATCAAGAGTTGTATGTGTACCAtttaagatcgttgggatggtttccaacgttcatgtgtacgttagatagaagagaaagaagGATGAACAACATTCAGAAAACATCTCTTCTATTTTGTAGAGTATAAAACGTTTTAACAAAAGATAGAAGATAGAGTTTGAAAGaaaaacaaactcctattctttaggaaatcaatttgaatatGTAAAAGTGAATTATACTTGAGCTCTATATCTATAATGCACGTATAtttattagagaagtccttacaactgatataaaAGAAGTTCCcataaaatctccatgaaattcgacttccttgttgaatctggactatGCATCTtagcttgctgttattctgacactGTTGATCATAGTTTGCTGAGATACAAATTTGTCTTATAACAGCTTGCTACAATTATGCTTAAAATGACAAAGTCATTAAGCTGATTACCTGTAAACAAGCTTGGATAACAGTATTATAGCTTGCTGTattgatcatcaaaactaagagATTTACATAAACATCTCATGAAACAAACTGATATATATTATATGCTAGtgcaaaaaattataatattagaCGAGAtgaatgaaattaaaataaaaatataatttgttGTTCGGTATAATGGTTTAAATAATATATACTTTTCATCTCGGGTAAGACAAAATACTATTGATCAGGAAAAATAATGGGTATGTCgctgaaataaaattaaaaatataattggTCTGACTTAAAAATCTATACTATTGAATTAAcctattaaaaatttaaaataaaaatacacatTTTTGGTCGATTTAATGACATCGGATTAAAGTAAAACATAACATCATCCCCGCTAAGCGAATATAATATTCAATGGagctaaaatataattaaaagtAATTAGATGGTAGAGACACCTAGTATTAATAAAAGTTAAATATGCATAAATAATTGTACACAAAATTAACTCATCTagatatttatttttaaacaaaGCAGTTACATATAATGACACATATCCAAAAGAAAAATCGAAAAACTAATTGACTTAAACACCTAAAATATGAAaacaattaaataattataattaacaACACATTAACACATGCACAATTTTTATAAACATTAAAATTTACACAAAATGTGTTTaactaattaattttaaaaaaataactaCACATATGCAACATATTGAGATCCTTATGTCCATTAATTTTGTCCCCATATCCTAAAAATAACTATGTAATTAACATGTTCTAATGGTCTAGATAGTAAAATACAGAATTACTCCATCACAAATGGTGAACATGCAAAATGAATCACTTTCTATGGTACCTAGATAATGGATCCTGTAGTCACATGACTGGCTTCAAATCGAAGTTCATGGAGCTGAATGAGCATATGCGTGGCCTGGTAAGTTTTGGAGATGGAGGTTCATTATTTTTTAAGACATAAAAAAAAATGAATGTGGTTCTCAAAGAGAGagtataattattttattatattagcTTATAACCCATGTGATGCACGATTTTTCTAAAATTTACCtgatcaatttttaaaaaattatgaatttatttttaaaaaatttaatgtACTTATCTTGTTACTTTTGATGTTTGTATTTATATTCTTATTATTTTTTATAGTTTGTTACaatattattttaacaaatataTGTAATGAATTATTACATATAttcataaattttttaaaaatggaATGTAAAGAAGCAAAGGAGGAGCTTGTAGAACGCTGTTATGTTGGGACGATGTTGGAGAAAGAAAATTGTTAGGGCCTGAATTAATCCGTGTAACTACGGAAAAAGTCAAATTGATGTAACAAAGAATTTTGACATCTCAAAGTAGATAGAAGAGTTACGCAGACAAGGATCATCGAGAAATGATGTTTAAGGAAGGGGATTTTATATTTCATAAAATTTCTCCCTGGAAGGGCGTTATgagattcgggaagaaaggaaagttaagtccacGTTATATTGGACCGTTTGAGATTCTTAGACGGGTTGGAGAAGTGGCATATAAGTTAGCACTACCGCCTAGTCTAGGGCATTTTTACAACGTTTTTCACGTGTCATACCTAATAAGAAAGTATGTTTCGGACCCATCGCATATAATTAATTATGAACCAATAGAAATTCAGGAAAATATGCAGTATGAAGAACAACCTGTTGAAATAGTCGATCGTCGTGAGCaaaaattgagaaataaggtTATATCTCTCGTGAAGGTGATTTGGCAAAATTACGAGATAGAGGAAGCAACTTGGGAACCCGAAGAGATGATGAGAGCAAATTATCCCCACTTATTTGATAAGACATGTACAAATTAACTTTTAAATTTCGAGGACAAAATtctgttaaggggggaagaataTAATATCCCTAGTCATTTTGATTATATAATATAGTAAAGTGCTCTTATTACATGATTCGAGTtgtttgaataataaataatactTAGTTGATATATAGCatgtaattttattataattttgaTTATTGGTTCGCTTCTTTAGATCCAAGCTCCCATAAAATTTAACTATAACtcaaacccgaaattaatcgagGGCCAAAGAAAAGGAACGAAAGGAAGAGAAACGCGAAAAGACTAAGAGGAATGAGAAGATGGTTGGGCTCCCAAGAAAGAGAAGAAAATTTTGAACTAATTCAACGAGCCAACATGTATTAGCCCCAAGCTTAGCATATTATGTAAAACTAATATGTTATGTAAAACTAATATGTGCATATATAGAGAAATGAAGGACCTCCACTTTAATCCCCTCGATGTGGGACAAGTGAATTTAGTTGAAAAAAACAACAAGTGTTCCAAGTGCACTAGTTGTGATCCTAAAGAGATCCAACACCTGCTTATATAGAAAATGTTAGCCAACTAGTTTCACCCCATTTCGATGTGGCACTAAATAACATCATGTTTTAAACATAACATATTTTAGTGCCTTGTGTGTTTCTTGCATTCTAAAAATTTTAAACTGATTTTCCTTGCATTAGTAATGCtccaaatattttatttttttaatattatttcgGTTGTGGAGCCCAAATAAAAGTGGATGTGATCTCATTACTTAGAACCCAAGCCCCTTAAATAGAATGGAGTGGTGGTTCATTTCAAAACTCCCTCGATGTGGGATAAATTTGAACTTGTCTATAAGAGTTCGGAACTCTTAACTCAAAACCACACCATTGTGTGGGTTATATAAAGTTCAAGCAAGTCTTAAAAATATAATCTAGTCAATGTGGGACTAAATTGGACTAGTTAACTAGTTTAGATCAAACTCTAAATCTAGTTatcttgataaaaataattttaacttATTTAAGGACTTTGACTTAATGAATCCAAAATGATATCTATTGAGAACTTGTTAAAAATATTACTTGCAACTCTATCTTTTATATAGAAAAAGAGTATAGCCTTGTGTCTATTCATTATCGCTGTGGGAACCAAAAATGTTAAGACTTAACTAAAAATTTATGTTGCCCAAGTCTTGGTTTTATTAGTGATGGAAGTGAGTCTCTTCAAACCATAAGCAATGTGGGACTTGGGATGTAATAGCAAAAAAGGTTGTCAAGTCCCATATTGAGGAGAGAATAGAAGTTAAACTAGAATAAATTTGGAAGTCTATAGAATACTTGTTGTAAAGGCGTAAGTGACCTTGTATGCATCACACCTTGAGAGCTGTGAGTTTACTTTGTGCATGGGGTTGCCTTGTGACTTTTCTTGAGAAATGAAAATTTCATTTTTAACCCTAACTCTAAGAGAGTGCTTGTGTGTtccttaaaaataatataaataaataggATCCTAGTTATTTAAGACATTTTTGGGTAGGACAACTCCAACAACAATCCGTATTTTGGTTccttaatataataataatttcaaatcttattcatatttttaaaataagaGAGAGAAAAAGATGTGAGAGAATGAGGGTGAAAAATGAGGAAAATGAATATTTAATTAATGAAAATAAGATAAGGAATGATTATGCATTCTTCATCTTTAAGGAAGCAAAAGTGGATCTTAAGCTTTTAGAGAATTACTAGGATTCTGTTGAAGTGCCAATTTTGATTCAATCCTTAAAATTTTAGGCTAGGATCCATTATAAGTAAGCCGTTGGAGTTGCTCTAAATTGGTAAGTCTTTTTATGCCCTCAtctattactattattattattattaaaattataatttacttGGTAGGATTTAGATTTGAgcttaataaataaaaatatgttaTTGAGAATTGTGAATGACATTATTAGGGTACTAAGTTGAGAATAAAGGGACTTGAGACTCGAAAAAGAAATTGAATTATAAGTTGTATTAAACCGATTTAAGGTAAGTATATACTGTACTAAATCACTATttatgttttgatctttaaaTATTGCTTGATTTGATTGATGATTCACGGATAAAAAATGAGTATTCTTGCACTGatacttgatgaactgatgatgatGCTTCCTTGTCGGAAGTAAGCTAAACCAATCATTTGGCTGACCGGGATCCCAACTTGATAaacttgatgaattgatgaacttATCATGCTTGAATACTCCGTTTTAATCTTGTGAGAACTATTATATTATGATGAACACTTGatgatcatgataagcttttgatgattctcttgtttaaaattgttttatttgatgaTTTAAAACTCTGGTTTCTAGATAAAACTCAGTTGAAATGTATGATATATGCTTACCGAGCTTTATGAGCTCACTCTTTTATGTCGCTAACTCTCACAAGAAAGAGTTTTAGAGAAGTATGTTCAGCAAAGGATAAAAATATGATGAACTAAGGTTTTAGTGGATGGCGAGAAGCATATAGTATTATAATGAATAAAGTTTATATAATAGACTTGTGTTTGTATTTGATTAGGATTTGATGCATCGTAAACTTTTGTTGTAGACTGAAATTATTGTATAAAtcttatattattaattattttatgtttACGTAAGCATATATTGAGTTTGTAGTTTGTTGGCGTCCCCGGGTCGGGTTCCTGAGGCTACCCGAGATCGGGGTCATCACACTACGAGGCAGAGATTATGGTTGCAACTGCAGCAGCTTGTCAAGCCATTTGGATTCGAAATGTTTTAAATCAGATAATAGATGAGCAAGTTGATCTAGTGGTGTTTTTCATTGATAATAAATCTGTACTGGATTTGGCTAAAAATCCTATCTTTCATGGAAGGAGCAAGCAAATCCACGTGCGTTATCATTTCATTAGGGAATTTGTGGAACGGGGGGAAATTATTCTGAATCACATAAGCAGTGAGTGTCAAAAGGCAGATATCTTAACCAAGGAAATGACTACACTCAAATTTGAAAAGATGAGAAGGTTGCTGGGAATTGAGAATCTATGTGGAAAACTCTAAGATTAAGGGGGGATATGTTGGTTTAATCTTAAGTTGGTTTTgttttattcatttaaataaagTCATTGTCTCTGTTGAAGTAGTAGTCGAGCTAGCAAGTTTGTAGGAAGTTGAATTAGTATAGTGTTAGTTGAGTCTGTATAGGACGTGTGTGAGTACATGTCCTGGTTTTTAGCTTTTCTGTTTCTGTAGTCTACTATAACTTTCTGTTATTGAATAAACAAGTAATGCTTCTTGCAACCAAACTTCCTTGTGTTTGTTTACATCATTGTAATTAATAAGAATTCACATTTATATTGAATCTATTAACAATATAAATGTGCTAGCTAAGTACTTCAAAACTTACTACATAATACTTAAACCTACTCTTTCTGTAAAATGTACTTGATATAAATCGTGCTTCGTGCGGTAAAACTTAGCGCATAGTACTAAAACATACTCCACCCTTCAAATAAAAATGAAAGAAATCATTTATTCGCGATATTGTATTACAGTGCAATTTATATAACAATAAATATTTCCtgacaaaaaaaatataaaatttagtCTTCTTTAATTCAAATTATATCCCTAATTATAGTTTTCTAAAAAAAATACTATATCCGTGTCTAAATCCATTCTGCAAAGTAGTGAAACGTCTTTAAATAAATACATAGATATACTCGAGATGGCTGATGTTAATATATTTTTCTGTATTTACTGGAAAGTTCTTATATGGTACATTAAGAAAATCAACCTATACCAAGCTAATTCATGAATGGTAGTGCTGCAATTTCAATACACGACCACCAAAACGGACGAATACATTAATTAAGCAGCATCATTTCATaaaaatgaatgtttaaataaacatTCAATTCATTTCATTCATAGTTATGAAAATGACGTGATAGCCTACATATAACACTGCAAACGGATGACTAGTTTTGGGTCTAATACATACTCTTTACCCGACTCTATATCTAGGCCCAGTACCAAACTTTGACTCGAATATTACAAGGTCTGTCTGTGACAATATTGTGTTATAAAACCTGTTTATGGTGTAATTTTGAATAATATTTCTAATTCTAAATGTACGATTGGAAAATAAATATGCAACTAAATTGTATAGAAAAGAGACTTTAGTAATAAATGTACGATATTCAACTAGTCATGTTTGCAAATTGccttgaatattttaaaaataaaaaaagaataaaattGTAGTCTCAACATTTAttagttaaaatttaaatacacTGACTAAAAGTATATGCTTGATGGCTAAGGTTTTCAGTGATTAGTATATATGTTTCATAACATTCATCTTATAATAGTTATTATGATTAATACAATAAGTAATCATTTCTTTTGGAAATAGTGTTATATACTACCGGGCCTTCATTTTAACGTTCGTATAGGACACTACTGACGAGCCTGAAAAGGACGCGCCTGAAGTTGACCCCTCAATTCTTCTCCAATCTATTCCTCCAACAGGTGAATCTTAGGGCACTTCCTGATCTATCATTATGTTTAAACTGCATTTGAACTAAGTTTCTTAATACGTTGAAGAGCCAGCACTCTTTTGATGCTATGCAAGGTTGTAGGACTATATTCCGTTTTGCTACTCTTTTATTTAAGATTTCATTTATCTTTATTTCTCTCAACAAGTAGATCTTCTGCAAAAAGTTTTCTAAGTACCAAATTGATGCGCGCCCTGATGGGTGAGACACGCCTTAAAAAAATCCGAAAACTAATTGACATAATTGCCTAAAATAtgcaaataattaaataattataattaacaACACATTAACACATGCACAATTTTTATAAACATTAAAATTTACACAAAATGTGTTTAActgattaattttaaaaaaaataactaCACATATGCAACACAATAAGATCTTTATGTCCGTTAGTTTTGTCCCCatatcctaaaaataattatgtaaTTTACCTGTTCTAATGGTCTAAATAGTAAAATTCTGAATTTATCTATCatttctaattaattaattaattaagtataATTAATAAAAGCCTCAAACTACATGCacaattataattaaacaatacTTACCCCAAGAATATTTGAAAcaatttaatcataaaaattaaAAGAGTACAATGGAGTAATATAATATACTCCATAAaccaaaacacaagtttttaataacaaaaatatggttcatagctccaTAAGCAAAAAAAACATTTAACAAGAACAACTATTTTAAGATGTCATGACGCTATTCCACCTATTCCAGCATGTGCCGCAATACTTCATTGCCTTGGAATTGATCCACCAGCAGCAATAAGTTCGTTGTGTAACTACAATTTTCAAACAAATGATTATATTACAATCCCTTCTACAAAATATGCTTTCATCTTATAAGAACATGTAATGTAGGTATTTATGGGCACCAAATTTACTCTAGATTAAAAGTACCTTGAGCAAGGTCTCAAGCTTGTTCTTCACAAAAAAATATTCTGTGTGCATTTTTTGTACCGAATCGAAACATCTGCAAATATAAAGTTTTAGTTAGTTAATAACAATAAACTTACACCACTAATGAAAATATACCCTTCACAATAAAATTACCCTTGAATATTTTGTTGATTGTAGTGCTCAAGGAGAACAATACATGCCTCGTGAAGTCTGTGGGCTCCAATGCTGACAAAAAATATTAACAACATAATGTATTGGTTAAACAAAAACCAATGATTTTTGATAAGTTATAATTATCCctttcttttaaatcttttaACCATGACAACTAAAAATTTGGCTTATTCAGTTTTGAACTATTTTATCCCACAAGTGGTGGCTATTGACTAGCATTCACATGCTTATAGTTGTGTTGCTTATAATAAAGTAACTAGTGCTTAGAATAAAAATTGATAAGGGCTCGCAATAGATGTAAGTTTGTAAACATcttataataattaaattatttaaaatgaaATCTCTGCTAATTATATTTAAACATATATGAGGCACCGTAACAAATGTTTAACAAGCATATGAATCGTGACTGATTAAACTTTCATATTATAGTAAGGACATGCTTGTGGTAATAATTATAGTTGAACCACAAATGAATTGAGTAAGAAGTTACACTAGATGTGAAAAACATTAAAACACCAAAACTAGGACCGAGTAGAGAAGTTTTAGGTGGAAAATGGCTTCCCACCACATATATACATGGTATAATGACTTTACACATATgcattaataaaattaatttaccTCGATGTGGAACCTTTGAGGGAAAATATGAGGATTTCAACTTTTTTCCAATCAATGAGCTGTTGGTGCCTAGAAATAAAGGTACATAGGAATAGGAATAAAGTATGGTTTATTATATTAATCAATAGCAACAATACGACCAAAAATGTCCACACACAACAAAGTCG of the Apium graveolens cultivar Ventura unplaced genomic scaffold, ASM990537v1 ctg6624, whole genome shotgun sequence genome contains:
- the LOC141703416 gene encoding histidine-containing phosphotransfer protein 1-like, producing MANVSTIVQLQRQILDYTTYLYNEAYLDDQFKNLQKLQDDLSNPNFVVETVSNFFINFERTVLNITTALHQQLIDWKKVEILIFSLKGSTSSIGAHRLHEACIVLLEHYNQQNIQGCFDSVQKMHTEYFFVKNKLETLLKLHNELIAAGGSIPRQ